In a genomic window of Virgibacillus sp. SK37:
- a CDS encoding 2-phosphosulfolactate phosphatase has translation MKVHLLWKKEEIDPSQITEDKLAVLFDVLLATSTITTCLAYGANQVIPFMNAQEAHAAKEGWNDQNDICIAGEYNGQTLSGMLAPTPLALRDQVKEKTVLLSTTNGTVAIRKAAQANKVYIASLLNSKAVADAVIQKYNGETILVICSGSGDQFNMEDFYGAGCFIHQLVTAAEEAVDLSDSALAASIFYQNTSNQAESILSAAKVGRKMLAYGLGDDLHYISQINFLDVVPQLVGRERIKLR, from the coding sequence GTGAAGGTACATCTTCTTTGGAAGAAAGAAGAAATCGATCCAAGCCAAATAACAGAAGATAAGCTTGCTGTTCTGTTTGATGTTCTGCTTGCTACTTCGACGATTACAACCTGTTTGGCATATGGGGCTAACCAGGTAATCCCCTTTATGAATGCGCAAGAAGCACATGCGGCAAAAGAAGGATGGAATGACCAGAATGACATCTGTATTGCAGGAGAATACAATGGCCAGACCCTATCTGGCATGCTCGCACCTACCCCATTAGCACTTCGAGATCAGGTGAAGGAGAAAACGGTTCTATTATCGACAACCAATGGGACTGTGGCAATACGGAAGGCGGCACAGGCGAATAAAGTTTATATTGCATCATTATTAAACAGCAAGGCAGTAGCGGATGCGGTAATCCAAAAATATAATGGGGAGACGATTCTTGTTATTTGTTCGGGATCCGGTGATCAGTTTAATATGGAGGATTTTTACGGAGCTGGTTGCTTTATTCACCAATTGGTTACTGCAGCAGAAGAAGCGGTTGACTTAAGTGATAGCGCCCTTGCCGCAAGTATTTTCTATCAAAATACAAGTAACCAGGCTGAATCTATCTTGTCGGCAGCAAAGGTAGGCAGGAAGATGCTTGCATATGGTCTTGGCGATGATCTGCACTATATAAGCCAAATCAATTTCCTGGATGTAGTCCCGCAATTAGTGGGCAGGGAAAGAATTAAACTCAGGTAA
- a CDS encoding TetR/AcrR family transcriptional regulator: protein MKERMTAQSIKLFEKKGFSQTSIQDIVNELDVTKGTFYYYFSSKEQLLMDIHSDYITQLLSRQQKIIQQEEISQLEKIRRIISLLITDIADKGSSARVFFREIRHLKSENIEQIKQQRNEFRFNIEKTLDEGKEKGEFREGLRSDMIAFGILGVTNWSYQWYKPDGTITPDELAEIYTDMILNGIK from the coding sequence ATGAAGGAAAGAATGACAGCACAGAGTATTAAATTATTTGAGAAAAAAGGTTTCAGCCAGACATCGATTCAGGATATTGTAAACGAACTTGATGTCACCAAAGGAACGTTCTACTATTACTTTTCCAGCAAAGAGCAACTGTTAATGGATATCCATTCTGATTACATTACTCAGCTATTAAGCCGACAACAGAAAATTATTCAACAGGAGGAGATTTCCCAGTTGGAAAAGATTCGCCGCATTATTTCCCTGTTGATTACCGATATAGCGGATAAAGGATCAAGTGCGCGTGTCTTCTTCAGGGAAATACGCCACTTGAAGAGTGAAAATATCGAACAGATTAAGCAACAGAGAAATGAGTTCCGTTTTAACATTGAAAAAACCTTGGATGAAGGAAAAGAAAAAGGGGAATTCCGTGAAGGCCTGCGTTCAGACATGATCGCATTTGGCATTTTAGGTGTTACCAATTGGAGCTACCAATGGTATAAGCCTGATGGAACTATAACCCCGGATGAACTGGCAGAAATTTATACAGACATGATTCTAAACGGTATTAAGTAA
- a CDS encoding 3-hydroxyacyl-CoA dehydrogenase family protein, whose amino-acid sequence MGIEHVQQVAVIGAGSMGHQIAMLSALGGFKTYLQDVQEPALVKAKEQLTGHMDKWVAKEKITQEGKEKAFSHLHFTTSMEEAVQHADLVIEAVVEKLDVKQKVFRQLDELAPEHTILASNSSTIVNSKLATVTARPDKVLNMHFFFPPLVMDCVEVVKSEKTSDETAQTGMDFCEKIDRTGVLLEKEIYGFIANRLLFAISNEALYLFENGYADFEAIDLITKKALRHPIGPFELMDLSGIDVGYYANMQLYQETGDPKDLPAKSIEEKVEAGHLGRKTGKGWYDYKEGRN is encoded by the coding sequence ATGGGAATAGAGCATGTTCAACAGGTTGCTGTCATTGGTGCCGGTTCAATGGGACATCAGATTGCCATGCTATCAGCACTCGGTGGATTTAAAACCTATTTACAGGATGTTCAGGAACCAGCATTAGTGAAAGCTAAAGAGCAACTCACGGGTCATATGGATAAATGGGTGGCAAAGGAAAAGATTACACAGGAAGGAAAGGAAAAGGCATTCTCCCATCTGCATTTCACAACAAGCATGGAGGAGGCCGTACAGCATGCCGATCTGGTCATTGAGGCGGTTGTAGAGAAACTGGATGTAAAACAGAAGGTGTTCCGGCAGTTGGATGAGCTGGCACCGGAACATACAATACTTGCTTCCAACAGTTCTACTATTGTGAACTCCAAGCTTGCAACCGTTACGGCAAGGCCGGATAAGGTACTTAACATGCATTTCTTTTTCCCACCGCTTGTGATGGATTGTGTGGAGGTAGTAAAAAGTGAAAAAACTTCAGACGAAACAGCCCAGACAGGGATGGACTTTTGCGAAAAAATTGACCGTACCGGTGTGCTTCTTGAAAAAGAGATTTATGGATTTATCGCTAACCGCCTGCTTTTTGCTATTTCCAATGAAGCATTATACCTCTTTGAAAATGGTTATGCCGATTTTGAAGCAATTGATCTGATTACCAAAAAAGCGCTCCGGCATCCAATCGGACCTTTTGAACTTATGGATTTATCCGGTATAGATGTTGGTTATTACGCCAACATGCAGCTTTATCAGGAGACAGGAGACCCTAAAGACCTACCAGCTAAATCGATTGAGGAAAAAGTAGAGGCAGGGCATCTCGGAAGAAAGACAGGCAAGGGTTGGTATGACTATAAGGAAGGGAGAAATTAA
- a CDS encoding phosphotransferase family protein, translating into MADQTTETIEVRKGEELDKQRLADFITGNIPSIPEGKLELKQFAAGHSNLTYLVKIGDWEAVLRRPPCGPVAPKAHDMEREYRILSSLNPVFSAAPKPYIFSDDSTIIGSPFFLMERRNGVVLDTEFPANIDYKPELGKKISELMVDQLVALHQIDYQTTELATMTKPDGFMERQVAGWIKRYERAETDDVKDVGILTDWLQNHIPASQEPSIIHYDYKLNNAMFSADFKEMTGLFDWEMTTVGNPLADLGAAMSYWIQSDDPEILKRGLGKPPVTVLDGFYTRKEFLEAYAEKSGRDISDIHFYLTFAYFKLAVICQQIYYRYKQGQTKDKRFAHFDTFVANLIRYAWETAKGGGVK; encoded by the coding sequence ATGGCAGACCAAACTACCGAAACGATCGAAGTACGAAAAGGAGAAGAACTGGATAAGCAACGGCTGGCGGACTTTATTACCGGAAATATTCCCAGCATTCCTGAGGGGAAATTAGAATTAAAACAGTTTGCAGCTGGACATTCAAACCTTACCTATCTTGTGAAAATTGGCGATTGGGAAGCCGTGCTGCGGAGACCACCATGTGGCCCGGTAGCACCGAAAGCCCATGATATGGAGAGAGAATATCGCATCTTGTCAAGCCTAAATCCTGTATTTTCCGCAGCTCCAAAGCCATACATCTTTTCGGATGATTCTACTATTATCGGCAGTCCTTTTTTTCTTATGGAAAGACGAAACGGAGTTGTGCTGGATACCGAATTTCCAGCGAATATAGATTATAAGCCAGAACTGGGGAAAAAGATATCTGAATTAATGGTAGACCAGCTTGTGGCATTACATCAGATTGATTATCAAACTACAGAGCTTGCCACTATGACAAAACCGGATGGATTTATGGAGCGGCAGGTTGCCGGTTGGATTAAGAGATACGAAAGGGCAGAGACCGACGATGTCAAGGATGTCGGCATACTGACAGACTGGCTGCAGAACCACATACCAGCCTCTCAGGAACCAAGTATTATTCATTATGATTATAAATTAAATAATGCAATGTTTTCTGCGGATTTTAAAGAAATGACAGGTCTGTTTGACTGGGAAATGACTACAGTTGGTAATCCATTAGCAGATTTGGGGGCCGCGATGAGTTATTGGATTCAGTCAGACGATCCGGAAATATTGAAAAGAGGGCTAGGGAAGCCGCCAGTGACGGTATTGGATGGTTTCTATACACGAAAGGAGTTCCTGGAAGCCTATGCGGAGAAAAGTGGACGAGATATTTCCGACATACATTTCTATCTGACATTTGCTTATTTTAAACTTGCTGTTATTTGCCAGCAAATTTATTACCGTTATAAGCAGGGGCAGACAAAGGATAAACGATTTGCGCACTTTGATACATTTGTTGCAAACCTGATCCGCTATGCCTGGGAGACTGCAAAGGGCGGAGGAGTAAAGTGA
- a CDS encoding acyl-CoA dehydrogenase has protein sequence MDFSYSTKVIELQRKLTNFMEEHVYPNEKTYEVQLNEQTSRWEKVPPIMEELKQKAKEKDLWNLFLPDSTYGAGLTNQEYAPLCEIMGRSMIGPEVFNCNAPDTGNMEVLARYGSEEQKVKWLVPLLNGEIRSCFSMTEPDVASSDATNIEASITRDGDEYVINGRKWWSSGAGDPRCKIAIVMGKTNPEAARHEQQAMILVPLDTPGVTIERMLPVFGYDHAPHGHGEITYENVRVPVENIIWGEGKGFAIAQGRLGPGRIHHCMRLIGAAERALEEMCKRVQQREAFGKKLAGQGVVQESIAESRIDIEQARLLTLKAAYMMDTVGNKKAKAEIAMIKVVAPSMALRVLDRAIQAFGAAGVSDDYTLAAHWANARTLRLADGPDEVHRRQIAKLELKKYHLEGR, from the coding sequence ATGGATTTCTCTTATTCAACGAAAGTGATTGAGCTCCAGAGGAAGTTAACAAATTTTATGGAGGAGCATGTCTATCCAAATGAGAAAACCTATGAAGTACAACTAAATGAGCAAACAAGTCGATGGGAAAAAGTGCCACCGATTATGGAGGAGTTAAAACAGAAGGCAAAGGAAAAGGACTTATGGAACCTTTTTCTTCCTGACAGTACATATGGCGCAGGATTGACGAACCAGGAATATGCACCACTTTGTGAGATAATGGGTCGTTCCATGATTGGTCCTGAGGTGTTTAACTGTAATGCTCCGGATACCGGGAATATGGAAGTTCTCGCGCGTTACGGGTCAGAGGAGCAAAAAGTGAAATGGCTTGTTCCATTGCTGAATGGCGAAATCCGTTCCTGTTTTTCCATGACCGAGCCGGATGTGGCTTCCAGTGATGCAACAAATATAGAAGCGAGTATTACACGGGATGGTGATGAATATGTCATTAACGGACGGAAATGGTGGTCTTCGGGAGCGGGTGACCCTCGCTGTAAAATCGCCATCGTTATGGGGAAAACCAATCCGGAAGCAGCGAGGCATGAACAGCAGGCAATGATCCTTGTTCCCTTGGATACACCTGGGGTTACCATTGAACGGATGCTGCCTGTATTTGGTTATGACCATGCCCCACATGGACATGGAGAGATAACATATGAGAATGTGAGAGTCCCTGTAGAAAATATCATCTGGGGGGAAGGCAAAGGGTTTGCTATTGCACAAGGGAGGCTTGGACCGGGGAGAATTCATCACTGTATGCGGCTAATTGGTGCAGCAGAGCGGGCCTTGGAGGAAATGTGTAAGCGTGTGCAGCAACGGGAAGCCTTTGGAAAAAAATTGGCTGGACAGGGTGTTGTACAGGAATCGATTGCTGAATCAAGGATTGATATTGAACAGGCCAGATTACTGACTCTAAAGGCAGCTTACATGATGGACACTGTTGGCAATAAGAAAGCAAAAGCAGAAATAGCGATGATTAAAGTAGTGGCACCAAGCATGGCGCTACGTGTCTTGGATAGAGCCATTCAGGCATTTGGCGCAGCTGGTGTGAGTGATGATTATACGCTTGCAGCCCACTGGGCAAATGCCCGGACACTAAGACTTGCGGATGGACCGGATGAGGTGCACCGCAGACAGATTGCCAAGCTCGAATTAAAAAAATATCACCTGGAGGGAAGATAA
- a CDS encoding long-chain fatty acid--CoA ligase — translation MEKVWLKQYPSHIRQEVDIPDESLPEMLMQKVSEYEDHPALYFYGKKITYKELGMQAAGFAAALQQNHVVKGDRVAVMLPNCPQYVISYYGALQAGGIVTQVNPMLVGKELAHILTDSGAETIVILEPLLPVLQQIIDETAVKTVIKVKLDGQETEDGVTTGFSAFLQQAAGLPNPVQINPAEDIALLQYTGGTTGRSKGAMLTHRNLLANVIQMYEYFKDKITLGEDRYLTVIPLFHVFGMSACMNLSIYTGAMSIMLPKFELEEVLHTIKDLQPTTFPGVPTMYVAINSHPQAEKFGIDSIRICNSGSAPMPKELMRSFEKKTGAMILEGYGLSESSPVTHCNPLFSTRKPGSIGIGIPGTEYKIFDLEIGEKEQAPGEMGELVIRGPQVMKGYWNMPEETDLALQNGWLYTGDIASMDEDGYVYIVDRKKDLIIASGYNIYPRDVEEVMYEHEAIQEAVVVGIPDEYRGETVKAVVVLKEGTQCTEEELIAYCRENMAAYKVPRVIEFRKELPKTNVGKILRRAIRDESRK, via the coding sequence ATGGAAAAGGTGTGGTTAAAGCAATATCCTTCACATATCAGGCAGGAAGTCGATATTCCTGATGAGTCGCTTCCGGAAATGCTTATGCAGAAGGTTTCCGAGTATGAGGATCATCCCGCATTGTATTTTTACGGAAAAAAGATTACCTATAAGGAGCTTGGGATGCAAGCAGCTGGTTTTGCTGCTGCACTGCAGCAAAACCATGTAGTGAAGGGCGACAGGGTGGCCGTAATGCTTCCCAACTGTCCGCAATATGTGATCAGCTATTATGGAGCATTGCAGGCTGGCGGGATTGTTACCCAAGTGAATCCAATGCTGGTTGGGAAAGAGCTGGCACATATTCTGACAGATTCCGGTGCGGAAACGATTGTGATTCTTGAACCGTTGCTTCCCGTTCTCCAGCAGATTATTGATGAGACTGCTGTGAAAACAGTTATTAAGGTAAAGCTGGATGGACAGGAAACAGAGGACGGTGTGACCACAGGGTTCTCAGCCTTTTTACAACAGGCAGCCGGATTGCCAAACCCCGTGCAAATTAACCCGGCAGAGGATATTGCCCTTTTGCAATACACTGGAGGTACTACCGGAAGATCTAAGGGAGCTATGCTGACTCACAGGAATTTGTTGGCAAATGTCATCCAGATGTACGAGTATTTTAAAGACAAGATTACCTTGGGAGAAGACCGTTATTTAACAGTTATTCCACTTTTTCACGTGTTTGGCATGTCGGCATGTATGAATCTCTCCATTTATACTGGTGCGATGAGTATAATGTTGCCCAAGTTTGAACTGGAGGAAGTGCTGCATACAATTAAAGATCTTCAGCCAACGACATTCCCGGGTGTACCGACAATGTATGTGGCCATCAACAGTCATCCCCAGGCGGAGAAGTTTGGAATTGACAGCATCAGGATTTGCAACAGTGGCAGTGCGCCTATGCCTAAAGAGCTAATGCGTTCCTTTGAAAAGAAAACAGGTGCGATGATTTTGGAGGGGTATGGGCTTTCTGAAAGTTCCCCTGTTACCCACTGCAATCCATTATTTTCAACAAGAAAGCCGGGAAGCATTGGGATTGGAATTCCAGGGACGGAATATAAAATATTTGATTTGGAAATAGGTGAGAAGGAACAAGCCCCCGGGGAAATGGGAGAGTTGGTTATTCGCGGTCCCCAAGTGATGAAAGGGTATTGGAATATGCCAGAGGAGACCGATTTGGCATTGCAGAACGGCTGGTTGTATACAGGAGACATTGCCAGTATGGATGAAGATGGTTATGTCTATATCGTAGACCGAAAAAAAGATTTGATTATTGCAAGTGGATATAATATTTACCCGCGTGATGTGGAAGAGGTTATGTATGAACACGAGGCCATACAGGAGGCGGTGGTTGTAGGCATTCCTGACGAATATCGCGGTGAAACGGTAAAAGCAGTTGTTGTGCTGAAAGAAGGAACCCAATGTACAGAGGAAGAACTCATTGCCTACTGCCGGGAAAATATGGCTGCATACAAAGTGCCTCGTGTCATTGAATTCCGTAAAGAACTGCCAAAAACAAATGTGGGTAAGATTCTCCGCAGAGCAATTCGGGATGAAAGCCGAAAATAA
- a CDS encoding SDR family oxidoreductase: MNVLDLFRLDGKTAIVTGGARGLGAQIAEGFAEAGANVVICSRKLEACQEMCEQLKKHNVGTLAVACDVTNPDDVKQVVSETKERFGSIDILVNNSGATWGASVVDMPLEAWQKVMNVNVTGTFLMSQEVGTVMIKQNSGKIINISSVAGFGGTDPAYMDTIGYNTSKGAIMTFTKDLAAKWGQYNIHVNAIAPGFFPTKMSQVLIDYGKDKILQGTPLKRLGSDSDLKGAALFLASSASDYVTGDILAVDGGASAL, encoded by the coding sequence ATGAACGTTCTTGATCTATTTAGATTAGATGGCAAGACAGCAATTGTCACAGGGGGTGCACGGGGACTTGGAGCACAGATTGCAGAAGGATTTGCAGAAGCAGGGGCCAATGTAGTTATTTGCTCACGCAAGCTGGAGGCCTGCCAGGAAATGTGTGAACAATTGAAGAAACATAATGTGGGTACTCTGGCGGTTGCTTGTGATGTTACCAATCCGGATGATGTGAAGCAGGTTGTTTCCGAAACAAAAGAGAGGTTCGGCTCCATTGATATTCTGGTGAACAACAGTGGTGCCACATGGGGAGCGTCTGTTGTCGATATGCCTCTTGAGGCATGGCAAAAAGTAATGAACGTCAATGTTACCGGGACTTTTTTGATGAGCCAGGAGGTTGGTACAGTGATGATTAAGCAAAACAGCGGAAAAATTATCAACATCTCATCAGTGGCCGGCTTTGGCGGAACAGATCCTGCTTATATGGACACGATCGGATACAATACAAGCAAAGGTGCGATTATGACATTTACAAAAGACCTGGCAGCAAAATGGGGGCAGTACAATATTCATGTCAACGCAATAGCACCAGGGTTTTTCCCGACCAAGATGTCACAGGTGCTTATTGACTACGGCAAGGATAAGATCTTGCAGGGAACGCCTCTCAAACGACTGGGCAGTGATTCGGATTTAAAAGGCGCAGCATTATTCCTGGCATCCAGCGCGTCCGACTATGTCACAGGAGATATTTTAGCCGTAGATGGCGGAGCGAGCGCGCTATAA
- a CDS encoding enoyl-CoA hydratase: protein MNMAELVTYSKENGIAHIIIDNPPLNVMGSAVQQQIKKVFEQVQQDEEVVCAILTTAGNKAFMAGADIKEFPQLMDNPNMKEEVMEIHGMLHTVDQLPKPTIVVLDGLTLGGGCELALAFDIRIAEAHAFIGLPEVKLGLFPGGGGTQRLSRVVGAAKAKEMMYTGEPIAASDAEKIGLVNHVTPQGEGLNLAMKLAGQIANQSLQSLFRIKQAVDEGLEKNLQDGIDLEATLFTDVFQTEDVREGVDAFINKSKPVFKHK from the coding sequence ATTAACATGGCAGAATTGGTTACATACAGCAAAGAAAATGGGATTGCTCATATTATTATTGACAACCCGCCATTAAATGTGATGGGAAGCGCGGTACAACAGCAAATAAAGAAGGTATTTGAACAGGTACAGCAGGATGAAGAGGTTGTCTGTGCTATTTTGACAACAGCCGGGAATAAAGCCTTCATGGCAGGTGCTGATATTAAAGAATTCCCCCAACTAATGGATAACCCAAATATGAAAGAGGAGGTAATGGAAATCCATGGTATGCTGCACACCGTTGATCAATTGCCAAAACCCACCATTGTCGTACTGGATGGACTGACACTTGGGGGAGGTTGCGAATTGGCGCTAGCTTTTGATATTCGTATCGCTGAAGCGCATGCCTTCATTGGCCTGCCGGAAGTTAAACTGGGACTGTTCCCTGGCGGTGGTGGTACCCAAAGGCTTTCCAGAGTCGTAGGTGCAGCAAAGGCAAAAGAAATGATGTACACAGGCGAGCCTATTGCAGCTTCAGATGCAGAGAAAATCGGCCTTGTCAATCATGTTACTCCACAGGGGGAAGGGTTAAACCTTGCTATGAAGCTGGCTGGTCAGATTGCCAATCAGTCATTGCAGTCATTGTTCAGAATCAAGCAGGCGGTAGATGAGGGATTGGAGAAAAACCTGCAGGATGGCATCGATTTGGAGGCAACGCTTTTTACTGATGTATTTCAGACAGAAGATGTCCGCGAGGGTGTTGATGCGTTTATAAATAAAAGTAAACCTGTATTCAAGCATAAATAG
- a CDS encoding quinone oxidoreductase: protein MKAILFNEYGSPDVLQVVDQEIPQIKENEVLVEVKAVGVNYADTARREGQYVVPTELPFTPGAEVAGIVTEVGAKVQHVKKGMRIVALIESGGYSEYVALPAATIIPVPDGVAFETAVALPLQGLSAYHILKTMGRLQEGETVLVHAAAGGVGSLAVQLAKLFGAGKVIATASTEEKREFAKELGADEMVNYTVDGWEQRVRELTDGKGVDVAMEMVGGEVFHKTVKCLAPFGRLVIYGAASGEQAKFYPGSLMKRNQSVIGFFLPQIMRHPQLLQESLQHLLGYVSNGDLQLTIGGTYPLTEAREVHRLLQGRKTKGKLVLIP, encoded by the coding sequence TTGAAGGCAATCTTGTTTAATGAATACGGTTCTCCGGATGTATTGCAGGTGGTAGATCAGGAGATTCCGCAGATAAAGGAAAATGAAGTTTTAGTAGAAGTAAAGGCGGTTGGAGTGAACTATGCAGATACGGCAAGAAGAGAGGGACAATACGTCGTACCGACAGAATTGCCCTTCACCCCTGGTGCTGAGGTTGCGGGTATTGTAACAGAAGTGGGTGCAAAGGTTCAGCATGTAAAGAAAGGGATGCGAATAGTGGCCCTAATTGAGTCAGGTGGCTACAGCGAATATGTGGCACTGCCGGCGGCCACTATTATTCCCGTACCTGATGGGGTGGCTTTTGAAACAGCTGTTGCATTGCCCCTTCAGGGATTGAGTGCCTATCACATTTTAAAAACGATGGGACGCCTCCAGGAGGGTGAGACAGTACTTGTTCATGCAGCAGCAGGAGGTGTAGGCTCATTGGCTGTCCAGCTTGCCAAGCTGTTTGGTGCCGGCAAGGTAATCGCAACAGCAAGCACGGAAGAAAAAAGAGAATTTGCAAAAGAACTTGGCGCTGATGAAATGGTTAATTATACAGTAGATGGCTGGGAACAGCGTGTAAGGGAACTTACAGACGGCAAGGGAGTGGATGTTGCAATGGAAATGGTGGGGGGAGAGGTTTTTCATAAGACAGTTAAATGTCTCGCACCATTTGGACGTCTGGTTATTTATGGAGCGGCTAGCGGTGAGCAAGCAAAATTTTACCCGGGAAGCCTGATGAAGCGAAATCAATCTGTTATTGGTTTCTTTCTGCCCCAGATCATGAGACATCCGCAACTGCTCCAAGAAAGCCTTCAGCATCTGTTGGGATATGTCAGCAATGGGGACTTGCAGTTGACCATTGGTGGGACCTATCCACTGACGGAGGCAAGAGAGGTACACCGGCTATTACAAGGCAGGAAGACAAAGGGAAAGCTTGTATTAATACCGTAA
- a CDS encoding thioesterase family protein, whose product MDIKVRFGETDTLGHINNTSYFIYMEEARIEFLAKMGIDIQKENYAFMLVSTKCDFIKQGYFGQVLGVTTEVSRMGTKSMTLTSTMREKESGDVIARGDAVLVYFNVNKQKTVPIPESFKEILSSKAVK is encoded by the coding sequence TTGGACATTAAGGTGAGGTTTGGTGAGACAGATACATTGGGTCATATCAATAATACAAGTTACTTTATTTATATGGAGGAAGCCAGAATTGAGTTTTTGGCAAAAATGGGAATTGATATACAAAAGGAAAATTATGCATTTATGCTAGTATCGACAAAGTGTGATTTTATTAAGCAAGGATACTTCGGCCAGGTACTAGGTGTTACCACAGAGGTAAGCAGAATGGGTACAAAGAGTATGACATTAACAAGTACCATGAGGGAGAAGGAATCAGGAGATGTTATTGCAAGAGGAGATGCCGTCCTTGTTTACTTCAATGTGAACAAACAGAAGACTGTTCCGATACCTGAATCATTCAAAGAAATACTGAGTAGTAAGGCGGTGAAATAA